In Juglans regia cultivar Chandler chromosome 13, Walnut 2.0, whole genome shotgun sequence, the following proteins share a genomic window:
- the LOC108997340 gene encoding indole-3-acetic acid-amido synthetase GH3.17-like isoform X8 encodes MSIWSWRVERLDIKLLEDLTTYAYQVQQQVLAEILTRNIHTEYLRSFLNGHSDKKTFKEKVPVVDYEDVKPYIERIANGEPSEIISAQPITELLTSSGTSGGQPKMMPSTAEDLDRKTFFYNLLVPVMNKYVEGLDQGKGMYLLFIKPEILTPSGLMARPVLTSYYKSNYFINRPFNRFNVYTSPDETILCPDSKQSMYCQLLCGLVQRDEVLRAGAVFASAFLRAIKFLEDYWIELCSNIRAGHISDWITDPSCRKAVSLILCKPCSDLADLIEYECGSKSWEGIIKKLWPKTKYIEVIVTGSMAQYIPTLEFYSGGLPLVSTMYASSECYLGINLKPLSKPSDVSYTLLPNMAYFEFLLENKKARMEIVDLVDVKPGHYYELVVTTFTGLYRYRVGDILMVTGFHNNAPQFRFVHRRNVVLSIDTDKTNEEDLLNAVTQAKCRLLEPLGFLLTEYTSYADTSSIPGHYVLYWELKMKGNNDLPELDHSVMERCCSIVEDSLDSVYRRCRKKDNSIGPLEIRVVKQGTFDALMDFCVFQGSSVNQYKTPRCIKSDEAIEILNARVMGRFFSKTVPFWEPFRMLA; translated from the exons ATGAGCATTTGGTCTTGGAGAGTTGAAAGATTAGACATCAAA CTTTTGGAGGACCTGACTACATATGCGTATCAAGTGCAACAACAGGTATTAGCGGAGATACTAACTCGAAATATTCACACAGAATATCTTAGGAGCTTTCTCAATGGTCATTCTGATAAGAAAACCTTCAAGGAGAAAGTTCCTGTTGTGGATTATGAAGATGTCAAGCCTTACATCGAGCGTATTGCCAATGGAGAGCCATCAGAGATAATTTCAGCTCAACCAATCACCGAGCTCCTCACAAG CTCGGGAACTTCAGGAGGGCAGCCAAAGATGATGCCTTCAACTGCAGAAGACTTGGATAGAAAGACATTCTTCTATAACCTCCTTGTGCCAGTGATGAACAA GTATGTCGAAGGCTTAGATCAAGGAAAAGGAATGTACCTTTTGTTTATCAAACCCGAAATTCTTACTCCTTCCGGGTTGATGGCCAGACCTGTCCTAACAAGCTATTACAAGAGCAATTACTTTATAAACCGGCCTTTCAATCGGTTTAATGTTTACACCAGCCCGGACGAGACTATCTTGTGTCCAGACAGCAAGCAGAGCATGTACTGCCAATTACTTTGCGGTTTGGTACAGAGGGATGAAGTTCTAAGGGCTGGTGCTGTTTTTGCATCTGCTTTTCTAAGGGCTATCAAGTTCTTGGAGGATTATTGGATAGAGCTGTGTTCTAACATTAGAGCTGGTCATATCAGTGACTGGATAACTGATCCCAGTTGCAGAAAGGCTGTATCCCTTATCCTTTGCAAACCCTGTTCAGATTTGGCTGATTTGATCGAGTATGAATGTGGCAGCAAATCATGGGAAGGGATAATTAAAAAGCTTTGGCCTAAAACAAAGTACATTGAAGTCATTGTTACAGGGTCTATGGCTCAATACATTCCTACACTGGAATTTTACAGCGGTGGACTCCCTTTAGTATCAACCATGTATGCTTCTTCCGAGTGCTACCTCGGAATCAATTTGAAACCGCTAAGCAAGCCTTCTGATGTCTCTTACACACTCCTCCCAAACATGGCCTACTTCGAGTTCCTACTG GAGAATAAAAAGGCAAGAATGGAAATAGTCGATCTAGTGGACGTGAAGCCGGGTCACTATTACGAACTTGTTGTCACAACTTTTACAG gccTGTATAGATACAGAGTTGGAGACATTCTCATGGTTACTGGTTTCCACAACAACGCTCCCCAGTTCCGGTTTGTGCATCGTCGAAATGTAGTTTTGAGCATAGACACAGacaaaacaaatgaagaagactTGTTAAATGCAGTGACACAAGCAAAATGCCGCCTGCTCGAACCGCTTGGCTTTCTCCTGACTGAGTACACTAGCTATGCTGACACTTCATCAATCCCAGGTCATTATGTATTATATTGGGAGcttaaaatgaaaggaaataatgATTTGCCAGAGCTTGATCATTCTGTAATGGAACGATGCTGCTCCATAGTGGAAGATTCACTGGATTCTGTGTATAGGAGATGCAGGAAAAAGGACAACTCGATTGGACCTCTAGAGATAAGGGTGGTGAAGCAAGGGACATTTGATGCGCTCATGGATTTTTGTGTGTTTCAAGGGTCTTCTGTTAACCAATACAAGACGCCCCGGTGCATTAAATCAGATGAAGCCATTGAGATACTGAACGCAAGGGTGATGGGAAGGTTTTTCAGTAAGACAGTTCCATTTTGGGAGCCATTTAGGATGTTGGCTTAA
- the LOC108997340 gene encoding indole-3-acetic acid-amido synthetase GH3.17-like isoform X1, with protein sequence MNLVKIDLSTGMKLLEDLTTYAYQVQQQVLAEILTRNIHTEYLRSFLNGHSDKKTFKEKVPVVDYEDVKPYIERIANGEPSEIISAQPITELLTSSGTSGGQPKMMPSTAEDLDRKTFFYNLLVPVMNKYVEGLDQGKGMYLLFIKPEILTPSGLMARPVLTSYYKSNYFINRPFNRFNVYTSPDETILCPDSKQSMYCQLLCGLVQRDEVLRAGAVFASAFLRAIKFLEDYWIELCSNIRAGHISDWITDPSCRKAVSLILCKPCSDLADLIEYECGSKSWEGIIKKLWPKTKYIEVIVTGSMAQYIPTLEFYSGGLPLVSTMYASSECYLGINLKPLSKPSDVSYTLLPNMAYFEFLLVEKNLEEESEKIQCNSVSDQNCTREENKKARMEIVDLVDVKPGHYYELVVTTFTGLYRYRVGDILMVTGFHNNAPQFRFVHRRNVVLSIDTDKTNEEDLLNAVTQAKCRLLEPLGFLLTEYTSYADTSSIPGHYVLYWELKMKGNNDLPELDHSVMERCCSIVEDSLDSVYRRCRKKDNSIGPLEIRVVKQGTFDALMDFCVFQGSSVNQYKTPRCIKSDEAIEILNARVMGRFFSKTVPFWEPFRMLA encoded by the exons atgaattTGGTCAAAATTGACTTGTCTA CTGGTATGAAGCTTTTGGAGGACCTGACTACATATGCGTATCAAGTGCAACAACAGGTATTAGCGGAGATACTAACTCGAAATATTCACACAGAATATCTTAGGAGCTTTCTCAATGGTCATTCTGATAAGAAAACCTTCAAGGAGAAAGTTCCTGTTGTGGATTATGAAGATGTCAAGCCTTACATCGAGCGTATTGCCAATGGAGAGCCATCAGAGATAATTTCAGCTCAACCAATCACCGAGCTCCTCACAAG CTCGGGAACTTCAGGAGGGCAGCCAAAGATGATGCCTTCAACTGCAGAAGACTTGGATAGAAAGACATTCTTCTATAACCTCCTTGTGCCAGTGATGAACAA GTATGTCGAAGGCTTAGATCAAGGAAAAGGAATGTACCTTTTGTTTATCAAACCCGAAATTCTTACTCCTTCCGGGTTGATGGCCAGACCTGTCCTAACAAGCTATTACAAGAGCAATTACTTTATAAACCGGCCTTTCAATCGGTTTAATGTTTACACCAGCCCGGACGAGACTATCTTGTGTCCAGACAGCAAGCAGAGCATGTACTGCCAATTACTTTGCGGTTTGGTACAGAGGGATGAAGTTCTAAGGGCTGGTGCTGTTTTTGCATCTGCTTTTCTAAGGGCTATCAAGTTCTTGGAGGATTATTGGATAGAGCTGTGTTCTAACATTAGAGCTGGTCATATCAGTGACTGGATAACTGATCCCAGTTGCAGAAAGGCTGTATCCCTTATCCTTTGCAAACCCTGTTCAGATTTGGCTGATTTGATCGAGTATGAATGTGGCAGCAAATCATGGGAAGGGATAATTAAAAAGCTTTGGCCTAAAACAAAGTACATTGAAGTCATTGTTACAGGGTCTATGGCTCAATACATTCCTACACTGGAATTTTACAGCGGTGGACTCCCTTTAGTATCAACCATGTATGCTTCTTCCGAGTGCTACCTCGGAATCAATTTGAAACCGCTAAGCAAGCCTTCTGATGTCTCTTACACACTCCTCCCAAACATGGCCTACTTCGAGTTCCTACTGGTAGAGAAAAACCTTGAAGAAGAATCTGAGAAGATCCAATGCAATAGTGTTTCTGATCAGAATTGCACTCGTGAGGAGAATAAAAAGGCAAGAATGGAAATAGTCGATCTAGTGGACGTGAAGCCGGGTCACTATTACGAACTTGTTGTCACAACTTTTACAG gccTGTATAGATACAGAGTTGGAGACATTCTCATGGTTACTGGTTTCCACAACAACGCTCCCCAGTTCCGGTTTGTGCATCGTCGAAATGTAGTTTTGAGCATAGACACAGacaaaacaaatgaagaagactTGTTAAATGCAGTGACACAAGCAAAATGCCGCCTGCTCGAACCGCTTGGCTTTCTCCTGACTGAGTACACTAGCTATGCTGACACTTCATCAATCCCAGGTCATTATGTATTATATTGGGAGcttaaaatgaaaggaaataatgATTTGCCAGAGCTTGATCATTCTGTAATGGAACGATGCTGCTCCATAGTGGAAGATTCACTGGATTCTGTGTATAGGAGATGCAGGAAAAAGGACAACTCGATTGGACCTCTAGAGATAAGGGTGGTGAAGCAAGGGACATTTGATGCGCTCATGGATTTTTGTGTGTTTCAAGGGTCTTCTGTTAACCAATACAAGACGCCCCGGTGCATTAAATCAGATGAAGCCATTGAGATACTGAACGCAAGGGTGATGGGAAGGTTTTTCAGTAAGACAGTTCCATTTTGGGAGCCATTTAGGATGTTGGCTTAA
- the LOC108997340 gene encoding indole-3-acetic acid-amido synthetase GH3.17-like isoform X4, whose amino-acid sequence MSPTYDPNDNEAGMKLLEDLTTYAYQVQQQVLAEILTRNIHTEYLRSFLNGHSDKKTFKEKVPVVDYEDVKPYIERIANGEPSEIISAQPITELLTSSGTSGGQPKMMPSTAEDLDRKTFFYNLLVPVMNKYVEGLDQGKGMYLLFIKPEILTPSGLMARPVLTSYYKSNYFINRPFNRFNVYTSPDETILCPDSKQSMYCQLLCGLVQRDEVLRAGAVFASAFLRAIKFLEDYWIELCSNIRAGHISDWITDPSCRKAVSLILCKPCSDLADLIEYECGSKSWEGIIKKLWPKTKYIEVIVTGSMAQYIPTLEFYSGGLPLVSTMYASSECYLGINLKPLSKPSDVSYTLLPNMAYFEFLPREENKKARMEIVDLVDVKPGHYYELVVTTFTGLYRYRVGDILMVTGFHNNAPQFRFVHRRNVVLSIDTDKTNEEDLLNAVTQAKCRLLEPLGFLLTEYTSYADTSSIPGHYVLYWELKMKGNNDLPELDHSVMERCCSIVEDSLDSVYRRCRKKDNSIGPLEIRVVKQGTFDALMDFCVFQGSSVNQYKTPRCIKSDEAIEILNARVMGRFFSKTVPFWEPFRMLA is encoded by the exons ATGTCGCCTACGTATGATCCAAATGATAATGAAGCTGGTATGAAGCTTTTGGAGGACCTGACTACATATGCGTATCAAGTGCAACAACAGGTATTAGCGGAGATACTAACTCGAAATATTCACACAGAATATCTTAGGAGCTTTCTCAATGGTCATTCTGATAAGAAAACCTTCAAGGAGAAAGTTCCTGTTGTGGATTATGAAGATGTCAAGCCTTACATCGAGCGTATTGCCAATGGAGAGCCATCAGAGATAATTTCAGCTCAACCAATCACCGAGCTCCTCACAAG CTCGGGAACTTCAGGAGGGCAGCCAAAGATGATGCCTTCAACTGCAGAAGACTTGGATAGAAAGACATTCTTCTATAACCTCCTTGTGCCAGTGATGAACAA GTATGTCGAAGGCTTAGATCAAGGAAAAGGAATGTACCTTTTGTTTATCAAACCCGAAATTCTTACTCCTTCCGGGTTGATGGCCAGACCTGTCCTAACAAGCTATTACAAGAGCAATTACTTTATAAACCGGCCTTTCAATCGGTTTAATGTTTACACCAGCCCGGACGAGACTATCTTGTGTCCAGACAGCAAGCAGAGCATGTACTGCCAATTACTTTGCGGTTTGGTACAGAGGGATGAAGTTCTAAGGGCTGGTGCTGTTTTTGCATCTGCTTTTCTAAGGGCTATCAAGTTCTTGGAGGATTATTGGATAGAGCTGTGTTCTAACATTAGAGCTGGTCATATCAGTGACTGGATAACTGATCCCAGTTGCAGAAAGGCTGTATCCCTTATCCTTTGCAAACCCTGTTCAGATTTGGCTGATTTGATCGAGTATGAATGTGGCAGCAAATCATGGGAAGGGATAATTAAAAAGCTTTGGCCTAAAACAAAGTACATTGAAGTCATTGTTACAGGGTCTATGGCTCAATACATTCCTACACTGGAATTTTACAGCGGTGGACTCCCTTTAGTATCAACCATGTATGCTTCTTCCGAGTGCTACCTCGGAATCAATTTGAAACCGCTAAGCAAGCCTTCTGATGTCTCTTACACACTCCTCCCAAACATGGCCTACTTCGAGTTCCTAC CTCGTGAGGAGAATAAAAAGGCAAGAATGGAAATAGTCGATCTAGTGGACGTGAAGCCGGGTCACTATTACGAACTTGTTGTCACAACTTTTACAG gccTGTATAGATACAGAGTTGGAGACATTCTCATGGTTACTGGTTTCCACAACAACGCTCCCCAGTTCCGGTTTGTGCATCGTCGAAATGTAGTTTTGAGCATAGACACAGacaaaacaaatgaagaagactTGTTAAATGCAGTGACACAAGCAAAATGCCGCCTGCTCGAACCGCTTGGCTTTCTCCTGACTGAGTACACTAGCTATGCTGACACTTCATCAATCCCAGGTCATTATGTATTATATTGGGAGcttaaaatgaaaggaaataatgATTTGCCAGAGCTTGATCATTCTGTAATGGAACGATGCTGCTCCATAGTGGAAGATTCACTGGATTCTGTGTATAGGAGATGCAGGAAAAAGGACAACTCGATTGGACCTCTAGAGATAAGGGTGGTGAAGCAAGGGACATTTGATGCGCTCATGGATTTTTGTGTGTTTCAAGGGTCTTCTGTTAACCAATACAAGACGCCCCGGTGCATTAAATCAGATGAAGCCATTGAGATACTGAACGCAAGGGTGATGGGAAGGTTTTTCAGTAAGACAGTTCCATTTTGGGAGCCATTTAGGATGTTGGCTTAA
- the LOC108997340 gene encoding indole-3-acetic acid-amido synthetase GH3.17-like isoform X6 → MSPTYDPNDNEAGMKLLEDLTTYAYQVQQQVLAEILTRNIHTEYLRSFLNGHSDKKTFKEKVPVVDYEDVKPYIERIANGEPSEIISAQPITELLTSSGTSGGQPKMMPSTAEDLDRKTFFYNLLVPVMNKYVEGLDQGKGMYLLFIKPEILTPSGLMARPVLTSYYKSNYFINRPFNRFNVYTSPDETILCPDSKQSMYCQLLCGLVQRDEVLRAGAVFASAFLRAIKFLEDYWIELCSNIRAGHISDWITDPSCRKAVSLILCKPCSDLADLIEYECGSKSWEGIIKKLWPKTKYIEVIVTGSMAQYIPTLEFYSGGLPLVSTMYASSECYLGINLKPLSKPSDVSYTLLPNMAYFEFLLNKKARMEIVDLVDVKPGHYYELVVTTFTGLYRYRVGDILMVTGFHNNAPQFRFVHRRNVVLSIDTDKTNEEDLLNAVTQAKCRLLEPLGFLLTEYTSYADTSSIPGHYVLYWELKMKGNNDLPELDHSVMERCCSIVEDSLDSVYRRCRKKDNSIGPLEIRVVKQGTFDALMDFCVFQGSSVNQYKTPRCIKSDEAIEILNARVMGRFFSKTVPFWEPFRMLA, encoded by the exons ATGTCGCCTACGTATGATCCAAATGATAATGAAGCTGGTATGAAGCTTTTGGAGGACCTGACTACATATGCGTATCAAGTGCAACAACAGGTATTAGCGGAGATACTAACTCGAAATATTCACACAGAATATCTTAGGAGCTTTCTCAATGGTCATTCTGATAAGAAAACCTTCAAGGAGAAAGTTCCTGTTGTGGATTATGAAGATGTCAAGCCTTACATCGAGCGTATTGCCAATGGAGAGCCATCAGAGATAATTTCAGCTCAACCAATCACCGAGCTCCTCACAAG CTCGGGAACTTCAGGAGGGCAGCCAAAGATGATGCCTTCAACTGCAGAAGACTTGGATAGAAAGACATTCTTCTATAACCTCCTTGTGCCAGTGATGAACAA GTATGTCGAAGGCTTAGATCAAGGAAAAGGAATGTACCTTTTGTTTATCAAACCCGAAATTCTTACTCCTTCCGGGTTGATGGCCAGACCTGTCCTAACAAGCTATTACAAGAGCAATTACTTTATAAACCGGCCTTTCAATCGGTTTAATGTTTACACCAGCCCGGACGAGACTATCTTGTGTCCAGACAGCAAGCAGAGCATGTACTGCCAATTACTTTGCGGTTTGGTACAGAGGGATGAAGTTCTAAGGGCTGGTGCTGTTTTTGCATCTGCTTTTCTAAGGGCTATCAAGTTCTTGGAGGATTATTGGATAGAGCTGTGTTCTAACATTAGAGCTGGTCATATCAGTGACTGGATAACTGATCCCAGTTGCAGAAAGGCTGTATCCCTTATCCTTTGCAAACCCTGTTCAGATTTGGCTGATTTGATCGAGTATGAATGTGGCAGCAAATCATGGGAAGGGATAATTAAAAAGCTTTGGCCTAAAACAAAGTACATTGAAGTCATTGTTACAGGGTCTATGGCTCAATACATTCCTACACTGGAATTTTACAGCGGTGGACTCCCTTTAGTATCAACCATGTATGCTTCTTCCGAGTGCTACCTCGGAATCAATTTGAAACCGCTAAGCAAGCCTTCTGATGTCTCTTACACACTCCTCCCAAACATGGCCTACTTCGAGTTCCTACTG AATAAAAAGGCAAGAATGGAAATAGTCGATCTAGTGGACGTGAAGCCGGGTCACTATTACGAACTTGTTGTCACAACTTTTACAG gccTGTATAGATACAGAGTTGGAGACATTCTCATGGTTACTGGTTTCCACAACAACGCTCCCCAGTTCCGGTTTGTGCATCGTCGAAATGTAGTTTTGAGCATAGACACAGacaaaacaaatgaagaagactTGTTAAATGCAGTGACACAAGCAAAATGCCGCCTGCTCGAACCGCTTGGCTTTCTCCTGACTGAGTACACTAGCTATGCTGACACTTCATCAATCCCAGGTCATTATGTATTATATTGGGAGcttaaaatgaaaggaaataatgATTTGCCAGAGCTTGATCATTCTGTAATGGAACGATGCTGCTCCATAGTGGAAGATTCACTGGATTCTGTGTATAGGAGATGCAGGAAAAAGGACAACTCGATTGGACCTCTAGAGATAAGGGTGGTGAAGCAAGGGACATTTGATGCGCTCATGGATTTTTGTGTGTTTCAAGGGTCTTCTGTTAACCAATACAAGACGCCCCGGTGCATTAAATCAGATGAAGCCATTGAGATACTGAACGCAAGGGTGATGGGAAGGTTTTTCAGTAAGACAGTTCCATTTTGGGAGCCATTTAGGATGTTGGCTTAA
- the LOC108997340 gene encoding indole-3-acetic acid-amido synthetase GH3.17-like isoform X3, producing the protein MSPTYDPNDNEAGMKLLEDLTTYAYQVQQQVLAEILTRNIHTEYLRSFLNGHSDKKTFKEKVPVVDYEDVKPYIERIANGEPSEIISAQPITELLTSSGTSGGQPKMMPSTAEDLDRKTFFYNLLVPVMNKYVEGLDQGKGMYLLFIKPEILTPSGLMARPVLTSYYKSNYFINRPFNRFNVYTSPDETILCPDSKQSMYCQLLCGLVQRDEVLRAGAVFASAFLRAIKFLEDYWIELCSNIRAGHISDWITDPSCRKAVSLILCKPCSDLADLIEYECGSKSWEGIIKKLWPKTKYIEVIVTGSMAQYIPTLEFYSGGLPLVSTMYASSECYLGINLKPLSKPSDVSYTLLPNMAYFEFLLVEKNLEEESEKKIVDLVDVKPGHYYELVVTTFTGLYRYRVGDILMVTGFHNNAPQFRFVHRRNVVLSIDTDKTNEEDLLNAVTQAKCRLLEPLGFLLTEYTSYADTSSIPGHYVLYWELKMKGNNDLPELDHSVMERCCSIVEDSLDSVYRRCRKKDNSIGPLEIRVVKQGTFDALMDFCVFQGSSVNQYKTPRCIKSDEAIEILNARVMGRFFSKTVPFWEPFRMLA; encoded by the exons ATGTCGCCTACGTATGATCCAAATGATAATGAAGCTGGTATGAAGCTTTTGGAGGACCTGACTACATATGCGTATCAAGTGCAACAACAGGTATTAGCGGAGATACTAACTCGAAATATTCACACAGAATATCTTAGGAGCTTTCTCAATGGTCATTCTGATAAGAAAACCTTCAAGGAGAAAGTTCCTGTTGTGGATTATGAAGATGTCAAGCCTTACATCGAGCGTATTGCCAATGGAGAGCCATCAGAGATAATTTCAGCTCAACCAATCACCGAGCTCCTCACAAG CTCGGGAACTTCAGGAGGGCAGCCAAAGATGATGCCTTCAACTGCAGAAGACTTGGATAGAAAGACATTCTTCTATAACCTCCTTGTGCCAGTGATGAACAA GTATGTCGAAGGCTTAGATCAAGGAAAAGGAATGTACCTTTTGTTTATCAAACCCGAAATTCTTACTCCTTCCGGGTTGATGGCCAGACCTGTCCTAACAAGCTATTACAAGAGCAATTACTTTATAAACCGGCCTTTCAATCGGTTTAATGTTTACACCAGCCCGGACGAGACTATCTTGTGTCCAGACAGCAAGCAGAGCATGTACTGCCAATTACTTTGCGGTTTGGTACAGAGGGATGAAGTTCTAAGGGCTGGTGCTGTTTTTGCATCTGCTTTTCTAAGGGCTATCAAGTTCTTGGAGGATTATTGGATAGAGCTGTGTTCTAACATTAGAGCTGGTCATATCAGTGACTGGATAACTGATCCCAGTTGCAGAAAGGCTGTATCCCTTATCCTTTGCAAACCCTGTTCAGATTTGGCTGATTTGATCGAGTATGAATGTGGCAGCAAATCATGGGAAGGGATAATTAAAAAGCTTTGGCCTAAAACAAAGTACATTGAAGTCATTGTTACAGGGTCTATGGCTCAATACATTCCTACACTGGAATTTTACAGCGGTGGACTCCCTTTAGTATCAACCATGTATGCTTCTTCCGAGTGCTACCTCGGAATCAATTTGAAACCGCTAAGCAAGCCTTCTGATGTCTCTTACACACTCCTCCCAAACATGGCCTACTTCGAGTTCCTACTGGTAGAGAAAAACCTTGAAGAAGAATCTGAGAAGA AAATAGTCGATCTAGTGGACGTGAAGCCGGGTCACTATTACGAACTTGTTGTCACAACTTTTACAG gccTGTATAGATACAGAGTTGGAGACATTCTCATGGTTACTGGTTTCCACAACAACGCTCCCCAGTTCCGGTTTGTGCATCGTCGAAATGTAGTTTTGAGCATAGACACAGacaaaacaaatgaagaagactTGTTAAATGCAGTGACACAAGCAAAATGCCGCCTGCTCGAACCGCTTGGCTTTCTCCTGACTGAGTACACTAGCTATGCTGACACTTCATCAATCCCAGGTCATTATGTATTATATTGGGAGcttaaaatgaaaggaaataatgATTTGCCAGAGCTTGATCATTCTGTAATGGAACGATGCTGCTCCATAGTGGAAGATTCACTGGATTCTGTGTATAGGAGATGCAGGAAAAAGGACAACTCGATTGGACCTCTAGAGATAAGGGTGGTGAAGCAAGGGACATTTGATGCGCTCATGGATTTTTGTGTGTTTCAAGGGTCTTCTGTTAACCAATACAAGACGCCCCGGTGCATTAAATCAGATGAAGCCATTGAGATACTGAACGCAAGGGTGATGGGAAGGTTTTTCAGTAAGACAGTTCCATTTTGGGAGCCATTTAGGATGTTGGCTTAA
- the LOC108997340 gene encoding indole-3-acetic acid-amido synthetase GH3.17-like isoform X5 — MSPTYDPNDNEAGMKLLEDLTTYAYQVQQQVLAEILTRNIHTEYLRSFLNGHSDKKTFKEKVPVVDYEDVKPYIERIANGEPSEIISAQPITELLTSSGTSGGQPKMMPSTAEDLDRKTFFYNLLVPVMNKYVEGLDQGKGMYLLFIKPEILTPSGLMARPVLTSYYKSNYFINRPFNRFNVYTSPDETILCPDSKQSMYCQLLCGLVQRDEVLRAGAVFASAFLRAIKFLEDYWIELCSNIRAGHISDWITDPSCRKAVSLILCKPCSDLADLIEYECGSKSWEGIIKKLWPKTKYIEVIVTGSMAQYIPTLEFYSGGLPLVSTMYASSECYLGINLKPLSKPSDVSYTLLPNMAYFEFLLENKKARMEIVDLVDVKPGHYYELVVTTFTGLYRYRVGDILMVTGFHNNAPQFRFVHRRNVVLSIDTDKTNEEDLLNAVTQAKCRLLEPLGFLLTEYTSYADTSSIPGHYVLYWELKMKGNNDLPELDHSVMERCCSIVEDSLDSVYRRCRKKDNSIGPLEIRVVKQGTFDALMDFCVFQGSSVNQYKTPRCIKSDEAIEILNARVMGRFFSKTVPFWEPFRMLA; from the exons ATGTCGCCTACGTATGATCCAAATGATAATGAAGCTGGTATGAAGCTTTTGGAGGACCTGACTACATATGCGTATCAAGTGCAACAACAGGTATTAGCGGAGATACTAACTCGAAATATTCACACAGAATATCTTAGGAGCTTTCTCAATGGTCATTCTGATAAGAAAACCTTCAAGGAGAAAGTTCCTGTTGTGGATTATGAAGATGTCAAGCCTTACATCGAGCGTATTGCCAATGGAGAGCCATCAGAGATAATTTCAGCTCAACCAATCACCGAGCTCCTCACAAG CTCGGGAACTTCAGGAGGGCAGCCAAAGATGATGCCTTCAACTGCAGAAGACTTGGATAGAAAGACATTCTTCTATAACCTCCTTGTGCCAGTGATGAACAA GTATGTCGAAGGCTTAGATCAAGGAAAAGGAATGTACCTTTTGTTTATCAAACCCGAAATTCTTACTCCTTCCGGGTTGATGGCCAGACCTGTCCTAACAAGCTATTACAAGAGCAATTACTTTATAAACCGGCCTTTCAATCGGTTTAATGTTTACACCAGCCCGGACGAGACTATCTTGTGTCCAGACAGCAAGCAGAGCATGTACTGCCAATTACTTTGCGGTTTGGTACAGAGGGATGAAGTTCTAAGGGCTGGTGCTGTTTTTGCATCTGCTTTTCTAAGGGCTATCAAGTTCTTGGAGGATTATTGGATAGAGCTGTGTTCTAACATTAGAGCTGGTCATATCAGTGACTGGATAACTGATCCCAGTTGCAGAAAGGCTGTATCCCTTATCCTTTGCAAACCCTGTTCAGATTTGGCTGATTTGATCGAGTATGAATGTGGCAGCAAATCATGGGAAGGGATAATTAAAAAGCTTTGGCCTAAAACAAAGTACATTGAAGTCATTGTTACAGGGTCTATGGCTCAATACATTCCTACACTGGAATTTTACAGCGGTGGACTCCCTTTAGTATCAACCATGTATGCTTCTTCCGAGTGCTACCTCGGAATCAATTTGAAACCGCTAAGCAAGCCTTCTGATGTCTCTTACACACTCCTCCCAAACATGGCCTACTTCGAGTTCCTACTG GAGAATAAAAAGGCAAGAATGGAAATAGTCGATCTAGTGGACGTGAAGCCGGGTCACTATTACGAACTTGTTGTCACAACTTTTACAG gccTGTATAGATACAGAGTTGGAGACATTCTCATGGTTACTGGTTTCCACAACAACGCTCCCCAGTTCCGGTTTGTGCATCGTCGAAATGTAGTTTTGAGCATAGACACAGacaaaacaaatgaagaagactTGTTAAATGCAGTGACACAAGCAAAATGCCGCCTGCTCGAACCGCTTGGCTTTCTCCTGACTGAGTACACTAGCTATGCTGACACTTCATCAATCCCAGGTCATTATGTATTATATTGGGAGcttaaaatgaaaggaaataatgATTTGCCAGAGCTTGATCATTCTGTAATGGAACGATGCTGCTCCATAGTGGAAGATTCACTGGATTCTGTGTATAGGAGATGCAGGAAAAAGGACAACTCGATTGGACCTCTAGAGATAAGGGTGGTGAAGCAAGGGACATTTGATGCGCTCATGGATTTTTGTGTGTTTCAAGGGTCTTCTGTTAACCAATACAAGACGCCCCGGTGCATTAAATCAGATGAAGCCATTGAGATACTGAACGCAAGGGTGATGGGAAGGTTTTTCAGTAAGACAGTTCCATTTTGGGAGCCATTTAGGATGTTGGCTTAA